From one Aspergillus fumigatus Af293 chromosome 8, whole genome shotgun sequence genomic stretch:
- the erg3C gene encoding sterol desaturase family protein yields MDVALEFLDPLILDKAYAWLLPSEPNVPDPTSRWDRDNVYRQVISILVLTQLGATSLYLFFSALSYYFVFDRRLEYHPRFLPNQVRQEIKSSLSAIPFINILTLPWFLAEVRGKSMLYRSVSDYGWPWLVVSSILYMAFNDIGIYWIHRLEHHPSVYKYIHKPHHKWIVPTPWAALAFHPLDGYVQSLPYQSVSLSPVAAILRAIPLTINSVFVFICPMQRHLYMVLFAAVQIWTILIHDGDMISGHWTEKFINSPAHHTLHHMYFTVNYGQYFTWADAYFGSHRAPEPALDPLHDALKVMRAKGLVDEQGNPIKKPKGE; encoded by the exons ATGGATGTCGCTCTCGAGTTTCTCGATCCTCTCATTCTGGACAAGGCCTATGCCTGGTTGCTGCCCTCCGAGCCTAACGTCCCCGATCCGACCTCGCGTTGGGATCGCGACAACGTCTATCGCCAAGTCATCTCGATTCTGGTCCTCACGCAACTCGGCGCGACCTCCctctacctcttcttcagcgcgCTCTCCTACTACTTCGTCTTCGACCGACGGCTCGAGTACCATCCGCGATTCTTGCCGAATCAAGTCCGCCAAGAGATCAAATCATCGCTGTCCGCCATTCCGTTTATCAATATCCTCACGCTGCCATGGTTCCTGGCTGAGGTCCGTGGCAAAAGCATGCTGTACCGCTCGGTCAGCGACTATGGCTGGCCCTGGCTGGTGGTCTCGTCCATCCTGTACATGGCCTTCAATGATATTGGCATCTACTGGATCCATCGGCTAGAGCATCACCCCAGCGTGTACAAGTACATTCACAAGCCCCATCACAAATGGATCG TTCCCACACCATGGGCTGCACTGGCATTCCACCCACTGGACGGATATGTGCAGTCTCTGCCATACCAGTCAGTATCCCTGTCCCCTGTCGCAGCAATCCTCAGGGCCATCCCTCTAACGATCAACagcgtcttcgtcttcatttGCCCCATGCAGCGACACCTGTACATGGTTCTCTTCGCTGCGGTCCAAATCTGGACCATTCTCATTCACGACGGCGACATGATTTCGGGCCATTGGACGGAGAAATTCATCAACAGCCCGGCGCACCATACATTGCACCATATGTACTTCACCGTCAACTATGGGCAATACTTCACCTGGGCCGACGCCTATTTCGGTTCGCACCGCGCCCCCGAACCCGCGCTGGATCCGCTCCACGATGCCCTCAAGGTGATGCGGGCCAAGGGTCTTGTGGATGAGCAGGGCAACCCGATCAAAAAGCCAAAGGGGGAGTGA